The following are encoded in a window of Pelagicoccus enzymogenes genomic DNA:
- a CDS encoding IS110 family transposase: MAFSEDARIVRTGGHRSERVSSEINLRPEPSLSELSAEQRSLEATWLGYQTVERARHQRRELTSTRQIQAMNPTEYDIIAIDISKDTLEALSDKRSFSVSNKADALSELTDHIATFKTPLAVFEATGGYERILMQQLLAKGLPFARVNPARVRHYAKSEGVKAKTDPIDARMIRNFAKEKNIRPQTPPCEKRQQLAALLDRRSHLSEQLSREKNRRQNSDPLIHPSIERMIAIVQNELETIEEDIRELVQSDAKMRSQQGIALSVCGVGEVTAWTLLAHLSEIESLNRNQIVALAGIAPFNDDSGKTKKKRRIQEGRAKVRRCLYMATKTAAVHNEVIRPYVQKLRDKGKPYKCAIVAGMRKMLIHIQSLFKKLNLQLAQ; the protein is encoded by the coding sequence ATGGCATTTTCAGAGGATGCCAGGATCGTTCGAACCGGCGGCCACCGGTCCGAACGCGTTTCGAGTGAGATCAATCTGCGTCCGGAGCCCTCATTGAGCGAGCTCAGCGCTGAGCAGCGATCCCTCGAAGCGACCTGGCTTGGATATCAAACAGTTGAAAGAGCCCGTCATCAAAGACGCGAGCTCACCTCTACAAGACAGATACAAGCCATGAATCCCACCGAATACGACATTATCGCAATCGACATATCGAAAGATACACTTGAAGCGCTCAGCGACAAGCGAAGTTTCAGCGTATCCAACAAAGCAGACGCCCTTAGCGAGCTGACCGACCACATCGCCACCTTCAAGACGCCCTTGGCCGTCTTCGAGGCGACCGGCGGATACGAGCGAATCCTCATGCAGCAACTCCTCGCCAAGGGCCTCCCCTTCGCCAGGGTCAACCCGGCTCGAGTGCGACACTACGCCAAGAGCGAGGGGGTCAAGGCAAAGACCGACCCCATCGACGCGCGCATGATTCGCAACTTCGCGAAAGAGAAGAACATACGACCCCAAACGCCTCCCTGCGAAAAACGCCAGCAGCTCGCCGCCCTGCTCGACCGCAGAAGCCATCTGAGCGAACAGCTAAGCCGCGAGAAAAACCGGCGGCAAAACAGCGATCCTCTCATCCACCCATCCATCGAGCGCATGATCGCGATCGTGCAGAACGAGCTTGAGACGATCGAAGAGGACATCAGGGAGCTCGTCCAAAGCGACGCGAAGATGCGCTCCCAGCAAGGCATCGCCCTCTCGGTCTGCGGCGTGGGCGAAGTCACGGCTTGGACCCTGCTCGCGCACCTCAGCGAGATCGAGTCCCTCAACAGGAACCAGATCGTCGCCTTGGCTGGAATCGCCCCCTTCAACGACGACAGCGGAAAGACCAAGAAGAAAAGACGCATCCAAGAGGGTAGAGCCAAAGTCAGACGGTGCCTCTACATGGCGACCAAAACTGCTGCGGTGCACAACGAAGTGATAAGACCTTACGTCCAGAAGCTC
- a CDS encoding hybrid sensor histidine kinase/response regulator: MSKPEPSANHDAEDSQGVQSLADSILEFSSEGIIVIDRTGRIQKANKQALQSLATDAASIVGASISEVFLATDPKNGQSINLADERYRNPQLAHAQANLHTPNGNVLPVSFHLKPNTNRQRPELSGALLFFKDLSQTVTTENQIRLIATALKSIGEGVLITDTNWERGEARILYTNDGFTQITGYSDIEVIGKPISLLNGPATDESVIEEMVKDIQSGQPAAGETVGYKKDGAEFIIAWKAFPVHGPHGEVSNYVVIQRDVSHIRRLEQDLFQSQKMEAVGRLAGGIAHDFNNILAVILSFSDLVIDKIDDADPNKKFISEIRKAAERAADLTQQLLSFSRRNKNLKPEVLDAIKVTRDMQKILRRLVPENIQYNLRFSDTPIWVNINRTALEQILINFTTNARDAMPDGGQMELSMVSCESDQAEVLLPDYMDAKPYLVLSFQDTGTGIDPETQKRIFEPFFTTKEQGKGTGLGLATVYGIVKQANGHIEVASEKGKGTRFRIFLPIVASKSSEDESSDDGLPENFTSSERESILVVEDDETMCDCISGLLGLYNYQVYSTNSAEDALDFFEESHEDIKLLITDLILPKMRGSELAERLTKKNKDMKVIVMTGYSEELLSQFDIPEDAILLKKPFALKAALSAVQKLLASNKAE; this comes from the coding sequence ATGTCGAAACCCGAACCTTCCGCCAACCACGACGCGGAAGATTCCCAGGGAGTCCAGAGCCTCGCCGACTCCATCCTGGAGTTTTCGAGCGAGGGAATCATCGTAATCGATCGAACCGGACGCATCCAAAAGGCCAACAAGCAAGCCCTCCAGTCGCTCGCGACCGACGCCGCCTCCATCGTCGGAGCCTCCATCAGCGAGGTCTTCCTCGCCACGGATCCCAAGAACGGCCAGTCCATCAACCTCGCCGACGAGCGCTACCGCAATCCCCAGCTGGCCCACGCCCAAGCAAACCTCCACACCCCCAACGGCAACGTCCTGCCCGTCAGCTTCCACCTCAAGCCCAACACCAACCGCCAACGCCCAGAGCTGTCCGGCGCCCTGCTCTTCTTCAAGGACCTCAGCCAAACCGTCACCACCGAGAACCAAATCCGCCTTATCGCCACCGCCCTCAAGAGCATCGGCGAAGGCGTTCTCATCACCGACACCAACTGGGAACGCGGCGAAGCCCGCATCCTCTACACCAACGATGGCTTCACCCAGATCACCGGCTACAGCGACATCGAGGTCATCGGCAAGCCCATCTCCCTCCTCAACGGCCCCGCCACCGACGAGTCCGTCATCGAGGAAATGGTCAAGGACATCCAGTCCGGCCAACCCGCAGCCGGCGAAACCGTCGGCTACAAGAAGGACGGCGCCGAATTCATCATCGCCTGGAAAGCCTTCCCGGTGCACGGCCCTCACGGCGAGGTCTCGAACTACGTCGTCATCCAACGCGACGTCTCCCACATCCGCCGCCTCGAACAAGACCTCTTCCAGTCCCAGAAGATGGAAGCCGTCGGACGCCTCGCCGGAGGAATCGCCCACGACTTCAACAACATCCTCGCCGTCATCCTTTCCTTCTCCGATCTCGTCATCGACAAGATAGACGACGCCGACCCCAACAAGAAATTCATCTCCGAGATCCGCAAGGCCGCCGAACGCGCCGCCGACCTCACCCAACAGCTCCTCTCCTTCTCGCGCCGCAACAAGAACCTCAAGCCCGAGGTCCTCGACGCCATCAAGGTCACCCGCGACATGCAGAAGATCCTGCGTCGCCTCGTACCGGAAAACATCCAGTACAACCTCCGCTTCTCCGACACCCCCATTTGGGTCAACATCAACCGGACCGCCCTCGAGCAGATCCTCATCAACTTCACCACCAACGCCCGCGACGCCATGCCCGACGGCGGCCAGATGGAGCTCTCCATGGTCAGTTGCGAATCCGACCAAGCCGAAGTCCTCCTGCCCGACTACATGGACGCCAAGCCCTACCTCGTGCTCAGTTTCCAGGACACCGGCACCGGCATCGACCCCGAAACCCAAAAGCGGATCTTCGAGCCCTTCTTTACCACCAAGGAGCAAGGCAAAGGCACCGGCCTCGGGCTCGCCACCGTCTACGGCATCGTCAAGCAGGCCAACGGACACATCGAAGTCGCCTCCGAAAAAGGCAAAGGCACCCGCTTCCGCATCTTCCTCCCCATCGTCGCCAGCAAGAGCTCGGAGGACGAAAGCTCCGACGACGGCCTTCCGGAAAACTTCACCTCCAGCGAGCGCGAGTCCATCCTCGTAGTGGAAGACGACGAGACCATGTGCGACTGCATCTCCGGCCTCCTCGGACTCTACAACTACCAGGTGTACTCCACCAATTCCGCCGAGGACGCCCTCGACTTCTTCGAAGAGTCCCACGAGGACATCAAGCTCCTCATCACCGACCTCATTCTCCCCAAGATGCGCGGCTCCGAGCTGGCCGAGCGCCTCACCAAAAAGAACAAGGACATGAAGGTCATCGTCATGACCGGGTACTCCGAGGAGCTCCTCTCCCAGTTCGACATCCCCGAGGACGCCATCCTGCTGAAAAAGCCCTTCGCCCTCAAGGCAGCCCTCTCCGCCGTACAAAAGCTCCTCGCCTCCAACAAGGCCGAGTAG
- the galE gene encoding UDP-glucose 4-epimerase GalE: MNVLVVGGAGYIGSHCVRQLQVAGHTPIVLDNLVKGHKDSIPEGVTFHEVDLADSPKVVDILKKEAIDIVMHFAAFIEVGESMQDPLKHYENNVAKTVSLLKSMREAGVNKFVFSSSCTVLGEEAEPPFDETMPLRPISAYGQTKADVEVILNYCTKAYGMSAAIFRYFNASGAAEGGIIGEDHSPETHLIPIAIQVALGQREKMMVFGNDYPTPDGTCLRDYVHVDDLSRAHIAAFPLLEENGKLLTYNLGTGTPASVLEIIKTVEEVSGRPVPYDLAPKRAGDVPAAYADSAKAKSELNWTPQYGTIRSIIETAWAWHQSHPHGYEDA, translated from the coding sequence ATGAACGTACTCGTAGTAGGAGGAGCTGGCTACATCGGAAGCCATTGCGTGCGCCAACTGCAGGTCGCTGGGCACACCCCCATCGTCCTCGATAACCTCGTCAAGGGGCACAAGGACTCGATCCCCGAAGGCGTCACCTTCCACGAAGTCGACCTCGCCGACTCCCCCAAGGTTGTCGATATCCTCAAAAAGGAAGCCATCGACATCGTCATGCACTTCGCCGCCTTCATCGAAGTGGGCGAATCCATGCAGGACCCGCTCAAGCACTACGAAAACAACGTCGCAAAAACCGTTTCCCTGCTCAAATCCATGCGCGAGGCCGGGGTCAACAAGTTCGTCTTCTCCTCCTCCTGCACCGTGCTGGGCGAGGAAGCGGAGCCTCCCTTCGACGAGACCATGCCCCTGCGCCCCATCAGCGCCTACGGCCAGACCAAGGCCGACGTTGAGGTCATCCTCAACTACTGCACCAAGGCCTACGGAATGAGCGCCGCAATCTTCCGCTACTTCAACGCCTCCGGCGCCGCGGAAGGAGGCATCATCGGCGAGGACCACTCTCCTGAGACCCACCTCATTCCCATCGCCATCCAGGTCGCCCTCGGCCAACGCGAAAAGATGATGGTCTTCGGCAACGACTATCCCACCCCAGACGGCACCTGCCTGCGCGACTACGTGCACGTGGACGACCTTTCCCGCGCCCACATCGCCGCATTCCCGCTGCTGGAAGAAAACGGCAAACTGCTCACCTACAACCTCGGCACCGGCACCCCCGCCAGCGTGCTCGAGATCATCAAAACGGTTGAGGAGGTCTCCGGCCGCCCCGTCCCATACGACCTCGCGCCCAAGCGGGCTGGCGATGTGCCGGCCGCCTACGCCGACAGCGCCAAGGCCAAGTCAGAGCTCAACTGGACGCCCCAGTACGGCACCATACGCAGCATCATCGAGACCGCTTGGGCTTGGCACCAGTCCCATCCCCACGGATACGAGGACGCTTAG
- a CDS encoding D-glycero-alpha-D-manno-heptose-1,7-bisphosphate 7-phosphatase, translated as MKSSSAIPQALFLDRDGTLIRWVHYLHDPDQVELLPGVGNALQRAKLAGCSLFLVTNQSGVGRGYFELDAVEDVNRRMFELLGMDSSFFDGICIATESPDTAREDSYRKPSPRYLLEQIEKRKLDPERCFMVGDRLSDAWTGKNAGVNSVLLPSAEEDRGVLPAWVVEAVSLEAFVADCF; from the coding sequence TTGAAAAGCAGCAGTGCCATTCCTCAAGCCCTTTTCTTGGATCGCGATGGAACATTGATTCGTTGGGTCCATTATTTGCATGATCCCGACCAGGTCGAGTTGTTGCCTGGCGTTGGAAACGCATTGCAGCGGGCGAAGTTAGCTGGGTGCTCTCTTTTTTTGGTTACGAACCAATCAGGTGTAGGACGTGGTTATTTCGAGCTCGATGCGGTGGAGGATGTGAATCGACGGATGTTTGAACTATTGGGGATGGATTCCTCATTTTTTGATGGGATTTGCATTGCCACTGAAAGTCCAGATACGGCTCGCGAGGACAGCTACCGCAAACCGAGTCCAAGGTATTTATTGGAGCAGATTGAAAAGCGAAAGCTCGATCCGGAGAGATGTTTCATGGTGGGGGATCGGTTGTCGGATGCGTGGACAGGAAAAAATGCTGGTGTGAATTCTGTCTTGCTCCCTTCGGCTGAAGAAGATCGGGGGGTGTTGCCAGCGTGGGTAGTTGAGGCCGTTTCGCTCGAGGCGTTTGTGGCTGATTGTTTCTAG
- a CDS encoding glycosyltransferase, whose product MIRKDRILLLTAKGVGSYSIVSEYYRKLLESLGFSVDELFLGRGETIEEGHLPHDDYAFVVHHLLGGNWSPLPRFFNVAVPVHEWSRYPRAWVGQLSKFDAIWAVSEFVSETLARSGLGVPVFPVKPPLDLEEIAMKEAWVAEKPFRYYSVGEPHFRKGWHLLLEAYLLAFPDDSEARLTIKTSEACDWESPRSDIEIVKECYSRPQLLGRYSDFDAYVSASLGEGLGLPVAEAVRAGLPVIVNDWGGHRSLLRRGCFEEIAHEEVDQLFCSVPDFFAPEQKCGYSSPRQIADALLDCKRSYAARDWKLLSVEARDHLLSVYGLVAAQEALGSFLRRSGISAPI is encoded by the coding sequence ATGATTAGAAAAGATAGAATCCTGTTGCTGACTGCCAAAGGTGTTGGAAGTTACTCGATTGTAAGCGAATACTATCGGAAGCTGCTGGAATCGTTGGGCTTTTCTGTGGACGAGCTTTTTCTTGGCAGGGGGGAAACGATCGAGGAGGGCCATTTGCCCCATGATGATTATGCGTTTGTCGTACATCATTTGTTGGGGGGGAACTGGTCCCCTCTACCTCGTTTCTTTAACGTAGCCGTGCCTGTCCATGAATGGAGTCGTTATCCGAGGGCGTGGGTTGGGCAATTGAGCAAGTTCGACGCGATTTGGGCGGTAAGCGAATTCGTATCCGAAACGTTGGCACGGAGTGGTCTGGGCGTACCGGTTTTTCCAGTGAAGCCACCTTTGGATCTGGAAGAGATTGCTATGAAGGAGGCCTGGGTTGCGGAGAAGCCATTTCGATATTATTCGGTGGGAGAACCGCATTTTCGTAAGGGATGGCATCTGCTTTTGGAAGCTTACCTCCTAGCTTTTCCCGACGACTCTGAAGCAAGATTGACGATAAAGACGAGCGAGGCTTGCGATTGGGAATCTCCGCGGAGTGATATTGAGATCGTCAAGGAGTGTTATTCGCGCCCGCAGCTTTTGGGGCGATACTCAGACTTCGACGCGTATGTGAGCGCGAGCTTGGGTGAGGGCTTGGGCTTGCCGGTCGCGGAGGCGGTGAGGGCAGGACTGCCTGTTATCGTGAACGATTGGGGTGGGCACAGGAGCCTATTGCGGCGGGGCTGTTTCGAGGAGATCGCCCATGAGGAAGTGGATCAATTGTTTTGTAGCGTGCCCGACTTTTTTGCACCTGAGCAAAAGTGCGGGTATTCTTCGCCGAGGCAGATTGCTGATGCTCTTTTGGATTGCAAACGTAGCTATGCGGCCCGCGATTGGAAGTTGTTGTCAGTGGAAGCTCGAGATCATCTGTTGAGCGTTTATGGGCTTGTTGCTGCTCAAGAGGCGCTGGGCAGCTTTTTAAGGCGGTCAGGGATTTCAGCTCCCATCTAA
- a CDS encoding carbamoyltransferase family protein yields MKVLGIAYGYHDSAAALVVDGALVVAAQEERFSRVKNDSAFPMRAIEYCLSFAGGVGEVDLVVYYEDWKEKFDRIVSSSFEHYPLGRGFLENALRIWVKDRKFDPLREIRERLVLPRRKVKAVKHHESHAAAAYYLSPFSDAAVVTLDGVGEHEVMTISHGDGDRLTKLVSQPLPDSLGLFYSAFTSYLGFKVNEDEYKVMGMAGFGEPRFFDKIRSLVAFQDGGRFTIDQRCFNFLTPIERSYNGWLEELLGPSREQDSPFFKEEVDAPVALGENQRYADIAASLQKVTEEIILHVARGAMEMTGSSSLCLGGGVALNSLANGRLQRELGCPLSIHPASGDAGGAVGAALLGYKRFLKGDRRCSMDGPYLGKDYGDGFIEAAIASNPDCVACRYDDESELLDAVAEAIVSNEVVGWFQGRFEWGPRALGNRSILGNAAHPDMQEVINRKIKFREPFRPFAPAVLPHRSKEYFELAGEDFLEGPESFMLSVQKVRPEKRALIPAVTHIDGSARVQLVREEWNGRFYRLIKAVEAKSGIPIVINTSFNLKGEPIVTEPADAMRTFEWSDMDMLVMENWIVRKAR; encoded by the coding sequence ATGAAGGTGTTAGGGATTGCATATGGGTACCATGATTCTGCAGCTGCTTTGGTGGTCGATGGAGCTCTTGTCGTAGCTGCGCAGGAGGAACGTTTTAGCAGGGTGAAGAACGATTCTGCGTTTCCGATGCGAGCCATCGAATACTGCCTCAGCTTTGCGGGAGGAGTGGGCGAGGTTGATCTCGTTGTTTACTACGAAGACTGGAAAGAGAAGTTTGACCGAATCGTTTCGAGTAGTTTTGAGCATTATCCTTTGGGGAGGGGGTTTCTGGAAAACGCATTGAGAATTTGGGTGAAGGACCGGAAATTTGATCCACTCAGGGAGATACGCGAGAGACTGGTATTACCGCGGCGCAAGGTTAAGGCGGTGAAGCATCATGAGTCTCATGCGGCTGCGGCGTACTATCTATCTCCGTTCTCTGATGCAGCTGTCGTCACCTTGGATGGAGTGGGCGAGCACGAGGTGATGACGATATCGCATGGCGACGGGGATCGGTTGACGAAGTTGGTTTCGCAGCCATTGCCTGATTCGCTTGGCTTGTTCTACAGCGCGTTCACTTCTTACCTAGGCTTCAAGGTTAATGAAGATGAGTATAAGGTGATGGGGATGGCCGGATTTGGAGAGCCTCGCTTTTTCGACAAGATACGTTCGCTCGTAGCGTTTCAGGATGGTGGTCGTTTTACTATCGACCAGCGTTGCTTCAATTTCCTTACGCCGATCGAGAGAAGCTATAATGGATGGTTGGAGGAGCTGCTGGGGCCGAGCCGCGAGCAGGATTCGCCCTTTTTCAAGGAGGAGGTAGACGCTCCTGTTGCCCTTGGTGAGAACCAGCGATATGCGGACATCGCTGCGTCGCTGCAAAAAGTGACGGAGGAGATCATCCTTCATGTCGCGAGAGGGGCGATGGAGATGACGGGAAGCTCCTCGTTGTGTCTTGGAGGGGGAGTAGCTCTCAATTCGCTGGCTAACGGCAGGCTGCAGCGGGAGTTGGGTTGCCCGCTTTCGATACATCCTGCCAGTGGCGATGCAGGCGGTGCGGTGGGGGCCGCGCTTCTTGGATACAAGCGTTTCTTGAAGGGGGATCGTCGCTGTTCGATGGACGGGCCGTATTTGGGAAAGGACTACGGAGACGGATTCATAGAAGCCGCGATCGCGTCGAATCCGGATTGCGTGGCTTGTCGTTATGACGACGAGTCGGAGCTTTTGGATGCAGTGGCGGAGGCCATCGTATCCAACGAAGTCGTTGGCTGGTTTCAAGGTCGTTTCGAATGGGGGCCTAGGGCTCTGGGGAACCGGAGCATTTTAGGAAATGCGGCCCACCCGGATATGCAGGAGGTGATAAATAGGAAGATCAAGTTTCGTGAGCCGTTTCGGCCGTTTGCGCCGGCGGTTTTACCTCATCGTTCCAAAGAGTATTTTGAGCTCGCCGGCGAGGATTTTCTGGAAGGTCCGGAATCGTTCATGCTTTCGGTTCAAAAGGTCAGGCCGGAGAAGAGGGCTTTGATTCCGGCTGTTACCCATATCGACGGGTCGGCACGTGTGCAATTGGTCCGCGAGGAATGGAACGGGAGATTTTATCGATTGATTAAAGCGGTGGAGGCGAAGTCGGGAATACCGATCGTCATCAATACTTCTTTCAATTTGAAAGGGGAGCCAATCGTGACTGAGCCGGCGGATGCGATGCGTACTTTCGAATGGAGCGACATGGATATGTTGGTAATGGAAAACTGGATAGTGAGGAAAGCTCGATGA
- a CDS encoding glycosyltransferase family 2 protein, translating into MMSPTLSIVIPNYNHGTYLEQCIRSQMGSQLSIEIIIVDDASSDNSIDVIKSLQLDGLPIRFFKNKERLGVVPTMNRGISESKGEYIILRAADDLSEASTFSQAIELLESNREAGLSCGDLAYFLNSPEDAAVETLSLSASPAYLSPTQLHGMLGTSPIHSHTAIYRKSLLQRHGLFKSEHRFYSDWYTTLCLACSHGVCYQPKPTAYARLCSTSYANAGSRNATDRATTLKVLTEDLSILPEQLKTDIYHSRALDFFEIDPKNAFSFPFPPCPIPDDRFFLAGMGGTLYRKLKSLDKTRLTYPAYIYGAGAHTDILLKAWNALNLPKPTRIWVSSLENTRTSIQGIEVRKFGDAFDKIGTIIISSKSYEPEMLSTASTRFPNIPIITFWGSGDKT; encoded by the coding sequence ATGATGAGCCCAACCCTTTCAATTGTCATTCCCAACTACAACCACGGAACCTACCTCGAGCAGTGTATCCGCTCCCAAATGGGATCCCAGCTTTCGATAGAGATAATCATAGTCGACGACGCCTCGAGCGACAACAGCATCGATGTTATAAAATCCCTACAACTCGACGGCCTTCCGATCCGATTTTTCAAAAACAAGGAACGGCTCGGAGTGGTCCCCACCATGAATCGGGGTATCTCCGAATCAAAGGGAGAGTATATAATTCTGAGAGCCGCTGACGACCTTAGCGAGGCTTCCACATTCTCCCAAGCAATTGAACTACTAGAATCGAATAGGGAAGCGGGCTTGAGCTGCGGTGATCTCGCCTACTTCCTAAACTCTCCCGAGGACGCTGCCGTCGAAACTTTAAGCCTTTCGGCAAGCCCTGCCTACCTTTCGCCAACTCAACTTCACGGAATGCTGGGAACAAGCCCAATCCACTCCCATACCGCCATCTACAGAAAGTCACTTCTCCAACGTCACGGCCTATTCAAATCCGAACATCGCTTTTACTCGGATTGGTACACGACTCTTTGTCTCGCCTGCTCCCACGGAGTTTGCTACCAGCCGAAACCTACCGCATACGCGCGTCTCTGCTCCACCTCATACGCAAACGCCGGATCGAGAAACGCTACCGATCGGGCGACTACCCTTAAAGTTCTGACCGAAGATCTCAGCATTTTGCCTGAACAGTTAAAGACAGATATATATCACTCGAGGGCATTGGACTTTTTTGAGATAGACCCTAAAAACGCTTTCAGTTTCCCTTTCCCTCCCTGCCCCATCCCTGATGACAGGTTCTTTCTAGCAGGCATGGGAGGTACGCTCTATCGTAAACTCAAATCGCTAGACAAGACCCGATTGACTTACCCTGCCTATATCTACGGAGCAGGAGCGCACACCGATATCCTGCTAAAAGCTTGGAATGCACTAAACCTGCCGAAGCCTACCCGAATATGGGTTAGCTCGCTCGAAAATACGAGAACCAGCATTCAAGGAATAGAAGTGCGCAAGTTCGGAGACGCCTTCGACAAAATAGGCACGATCATAATCTCCTCGAAATCCTACGAACCGGAAATGCTATCAACAGCTTCAACCCGATTCCCAAACATACCAATCATCACATTTTGGGGATCCGGAGACAAAACGTAA
- a CDS encoding CgeB family protein, whose product MKILKVCSLNYYPVVADFYRRNLWIRDLPYAQHKQFLLDFSPVHLNRFSEYMRGLGYECDEVVTDLESLQFQWAKENGFDCPQGGWRMEILLKQIETIKPDLLYFQDISTLPPAIRRRLKNYYPFLKGTIVYRGFPIYQPGLEDVDLLLTGAANLLEEYNKQGIAARFLPHAFEAKVLDKVDAWQSPFHGQSFDFSFLGYSGHGGYGTHHRDRLEFLRNLLRDTQLECWLAEQSEPEQSSEPPLPTQFPNRCHPGLMGLDMYQVLQQSKVVFNKHSSAHPGQVENMRLFEATGIGTCLLTDYGDNLSSLFELDHELVAYHSYEECIEKLNYLLDHPKARDDIAKAAQRRTLRDHTWEQRADAVDQYIKEVFKKA is encoded by the coding sequence TTGAAAATACTAAAAGTCTGCTCGCTAAACTACTATCCCGTGGTTGCCGATTTCTATCGCAGAAACCTCTGGATCCGCGACCTACCCTACGCCCAACACAAGCAGTTTCTGCTCGATTTCTCGCCAGTCCATCTGAATCGGTTTTCCGAATACATGAGAGGACTGGGGTACGAGTGCGACGAGGTGGTAACCGACCTGGAAAGCCTTCAGTTCCAATGGGCCAAAGAGAACGGCTTCGATTGCCCCCAAGGTGGCTGGCGCATGGAGATCCTCCTCAAGCAAATCGAGACCATCAAACCAGACCTTCTCTACTTCCAAGACATATCCACGCTCCCGCCGGCCATACGAAGACGCCTCAAGAACTACTATCCCTTCCTCAAAGGGACCATCGTCTACAGGGGCTTCCCCATCTACCAACCCGGACTCGAAGACGTCGACTTGCTCTTGACGGGAGCCGCTAACCTCTTGGAAGAGTACAATAAACAAGGAATCGCAGCTCGATTCCTTCCCCATGCTTTCGAAGCTAAAGTCTTGGATAAGGTCGACGCATGGCAGTCTCCTTTCCACGGTCAAAGTTTCGACTTTTCCTTCCTCGGCTACTCCGGGCATGGCGGGTACGGCACCCACCACCGCGACCGGCTAGAGTTCCTCAGAAACCTCCTGCGCGACACCCAACTTGAGTGCTGGCTGGCGGAACAGTCGGAACCAGAGCAATCAAGCGAACCCCCGCTCCCAACGCAGTTCCCAAATCGCTGCCACCCAGGCCTCATGGGACTGGATATGTACCAAGTGCTTCAGCAATCCAAAGTCGTATTCAACAAGCATTCCAGTGCCCATCCGGGCCAGGTCGAAAACATGCGACTCTTCGAAGCGACCGGCATTGGAACCTGCCTGCTCACCGACTACGGAGACAACCTATCGTCCTTGTTCGAACTCGATCACGAACTCGTCGCCTACCATTCCTACGAAGAGTGTATCGAGAAACTGAACTACCTGCTCGACCATCCAAAGGCCAGAGACGATATCGCCAAGGCCGCCCAACGCCGCACCCTGCGCGACCATACTTGGGAACAGAGAGCTGACGCAGTCGACCAATACATAAAGGAAGTATTCAAAAAGGCCTAG